The nucleotide sequence CCTAGCATGTTACATACTCCTGAAACTGGTGTGATGAACGTACCAGCCACAGGTCATCCCTGACCACTTATGGAAGGAGAAATTACCCACCCGCCAGCTCCCCAGATACAAAGAGCTCCTAAGTAAGCAAGAGAGCCATTGAGGAAGTGGTGGGTGGGAGATTGGGCCTCTTACTGCTTCACTAGAGACGCTCTCATTAGTAACAGCCAAGGCTGTCCTCAGTGAGAACTATGCCTGGAGATGATCAGGACAGAAGACTCTGTGGACTGGGCCTTCTTAGCAGTGTTCATTCCCTCAGCACCAAAGACTGATATATGGAAAGTTCTAGCTGCTTTTTCAGCTAGCCGTATGAGGAAGGCTTCCTTCCACTATTTCACTCTTTGTACACAAGAGTAAGGCCCCCTCTTCCCCAGTATGTACTTACCACCTGTGATCTGACTCTGTACTGATTCCCTGGAAGGACTAAAAACATAGGTCCTACATCCCCAGATCATGTTTGCCTGGATCTTAATGTGACAGCTACTTGGGACTCCAGAGCCAGTGACTCGGCCTACAAGCTCCACTCTCCTCTCCCATAAGGTAGAAATAATAATACCAGTCTCATGAGTGAAATATAATGAGAGCCTGGCATACAGTAGGTGGCCAATAAAGAAGACAGTCACTGCTACTTTCTTTCCCACCGTGATGGCTTGAATTAACTAGCCAACTAGCTTTTAGAATGAACTAGAAATAAACTCACTAGGAAGTGAGTAAGCCTTGTTCTAAGACAGAACAGCTTCGCCATGGTGATTTCAAAGTGACTAACTGACATTTGACCCTAGTGAAGCTTCGTTCCAAGTCTCTAAAAGTATAATGTTTGCAGGCAGTCACTAGATCTTTAAAATATCTCGGTACCACTCAGATACATCATTGAGACTGCAAGTGCCTCTCTAACGAAGGCAGCTTGTGAGGGCAAATCCAGAGTTccagagaaagcagaaggaaTGCTTTCTTCTCCACTGACACCAGGCAAGGCCTTTATAAAGACACGGACATTGTTCCTCTTCTCATGGTCTTGTGAAATAGATATGTGAGGAGACAATGCCTAGAAACTACACCCGAGGTTGTacttcattatatttattttggaaaaatatttttaagatgaatTTCTTCATTAACAAAACAGTAAAAAACTCAAATAACATTTGCACAATATTccataaatacatttatatacaaaaaaatataGTCACATAGACCCGAAGTGCCTTTGTACATATTTaccaaaatttaaattataaaaaaatgaacatcACAAAATACTCAAGCTTTACAGatatcatgaaaaatatttttacaaatccaaaaaaataacacacattttttttccgtctagaaaaaaaaaacacatttcagtATCAAAAAGGACAGTAAAGGCAGTTGTGTTTCTAGTTCAAGGAAAGACTGGCTCATAGTAATCCAAGACAGACATGTCGGCAGTGCGTGCTTCCTATAGTTATCAAGTCACTCGTCCACTTAAATATATAATCTTCAAAGCAACTGTCCATAGTGCAATGGGAACGTCCAGCAGGCAGTGCAGCGGCAGCCGAAGCTCGGGCTGGCAGTGTCCGGCACCTCTGCTAACTCCGAGAGAACCAGCTCCGCTTGAGCCTGCTTCTCAGCAGCAGTCCCTGGGGCCTCCCTTCCTTTCAGCAGCATCCGTTGGGGCTATATCCTTGGAATTTTATTTAAGAGAAATGGGAATTTTGCCACATCGCTTCCATCTTACACCTAGAAAGGcccaggggacaggacaggaagttaaCTCCAGAAAGAAACAGACCTTCTCCCTATTACCCACGTCTGTGACAAGAGCGTTGCACACTGACCTCAGTTGCTATGACACACTCATCCTTCTCGGCCGATAGAACATACACCGACTGGTACTTGGTGTCCTTTGAAGTAGAGTAGACAGACTCGGGCCTTTTTCTGTCAGGGACCTCTCCTCtggaagaaaaagtagaaagaacCATAATAAACACACAGGAATGTGATTGAACAAGGACATATCCAGACTATGGAAAGACCTTCCTGCCCTCCTTGCCCAGCTCAAAGCACACACCCCCGGAGTGTTGAGGTGCCCTTGTCTTCTCCCGCGGAGCCCTGTGACTGGCACTTGGTGTCACGTTTGCTGTGTGCATCCCTGATGGTGGCTTCATCTCCCTTGAGGTCTCGAACGAGGTTATAGTCCACAGCAGGGTATCGGGCCTTAAAGCTGCTCTTGTCAGCACCATGGTCCCCATGAAAGTCCGCCTTCTTGTTGGTGTTCTTGATCTGTGTAGCCCCAATGATGCTAACAGAAACATCCTTCTCACGCTGGCAATTGGCCAGGTTGTTcatggtctctgtctctcctccacaAGGATCAGGTGGGGGCTGGTGCTTCTGTAGCTTCAGCCGGACACACACCACCACGGCAGCACAGCCCAGCAGCAGCATGAGGACAAGCACCACCCCGGCACACACGGCCACCCAGGGGAAGGGCCCCCCCTGGCTCTCCATATGCCTCTCGCTAAGGTCCACCACCATGGGGCCCTGTGGTGGCTCAGGGAGCAGGAACTGGCAGTTGGGGCCACCGTAGCCCTgggcacactcacacatgtagcGTTGACCCCTCTGGTGGCAGGTGGCCCCATTGTGGCAGGGTGCATGCTCACACCTGCTGACGGGGGCACTGCAGTTCCTGCCTGTGTAACCAGGTGGGCAGGTACAGGAGAAATCATTTACACTGTCCCGGCAGGTGCCCCCATTGGCACATGGGGAGGAGGCACAGTCATCTATGTTGTCTTCGCAGTATCTCCCGGAGAAGCCAGCCTGGCACCGGCACAGGTAGGTATTGCCGAGGTCCACACACTTGGCACCTGGAACACAGCGGAGGCAGAAGTTTAATCACCAATCAGACACGCTGATTTACACATACCACAGATGCAATGATAGTTTGGTTTTGTACCGCGTATCTTAGGATCTCAAATACACCAGAACAAGACCTACACATTAGAAATAATaagagcttttgtttttgttgcctgAATTAGGCAAACCCCCTACATCACCAGTACCTTGCTCCCCACATTTCTGCCTCaaacagggtcttgctagatttggcaggatggccttgaacttgatcaTCTTGCTGCGGTCTCTGGAGTTACGAGGActacaggtctgtgccaccatgtccagtctGTAGATCAGTATTTTGACAGCACTGCGTATGGCATTTTGCCTGATCACTACCTTCCTCTCACGACCACCAGACAAGGGATACTACACTATCAGATCCAGGTTACAGGGGGAGAAATGAAGGGTTATAGGGAACATCACATTTGCTGATAGCACAGGGAGTGAGAAAGGACTGGAAACAGGAGAGAAGGCAgacaagaatgaagacagtgagaaaGCGggcaaggaaagggagagggaggaagactggaaggaaagaaaaaacggaggaagagaaaagggatggAAAGGCAACTATTGGGTCCATCTCCCTTCTGAGTCTATTTTAGGTACCTGACCTCTCTTCCACCAGCAAGAGGTTCATGATGCAAAAAGCATGCCTCCTCATACTTGGTACCCTAACTGCTATCTGGAGCGAGACCCCCTTCCCAAAGACACAATGGCTGTGCTTCCTCTATCAGAGGAGAGCCTGCAGAGCTGTGGATGGTGACAGGCACCTGAACATTGACCCTGACTGGGTTGTGGCCTTCTGACCAGGGCACTTCTTGCACCACGAATGTGTCACTAATCCTCCTGATTGCATGTCTTCCTCCCAAATCCTCATGGAACCGATTCAGGGAATCCACAAACCCAAGATGACTCCCAGAGCAATGTGTTCCTCTAATAAGAAAGCATATGCCTTTGGAGGCAGTAACCAGACATCCCATCGACCCTCACCATTAGAACAGGGGGAGGAGCTGCAGAGATCCATCTTCTTCTCACAGTTGAAGCCAGAGAAGCCCGAAGGGCAATGGCAGCTGTAGCCTCCGTCAGGGTTGTCTGAACACCGTCCCCCGTTGAAGCAGGGGCCATCTGCACAAGTCATGGCACTCAGCTCACAGACCTTCCCATAGAAGCCGGGAGGGCAGGTGCAAGAGTAGCTGTCCTCTAGATCCTGGACAAGAAGGACACAAGAGTCTTTCTCAAGCTGTTGCAAGAACCTCCACACTTTACTTAAAACCAACAATCCCATCCGTCTTCAGGTAGCACAGCACAGTGCCCACGACTCACCGTGCAGCTCCCCCCATTCCTGCAGGGACTTGGAGCACACTCATCTACTTCCAGTTCACAGTTGGCACCTGTGTACCCAGGTCGACAGGAACACGTGTAGCTCCCCTGGCCTGTGTTGGTGCAAGTGGCTCCATTCCTGCACGGCTTATGGTGAGTGCAGTAGTTTAGGTCTGCCGggtagagacaggaaaggaaagggggcagGAAAAGCCCACGATCAAACACAGGAAGAATCTACTTTTTAAGTGAGCATCAGGCTGCTTTGAGAGAACCTGGCAATCACAGAGGGAGGGACTTACCCTGGTTGCAGAAAAGGCCCCCCCAGCCTTCTTGGCAGTTACACTGCCAGGGCTGCTGGCAGGTACCATGGAGACAGCCTGGGTATCGGATGCACTCATCGCAGTAGCGGCCCTGCCAGCCAACTCTGCACCTTGGAAAAAGCAAAGCACAATCATGTTGCCTTCTAGATTCACAAGGGTGTTCTCACACACCATTATCTCCAGAAGCAACAAGAAGTTACCAGTCCTCAAACTAGGCATCACTAGAACTAGCTGAAAACCCCTGAGCTGTTGTCCCCTCTCAGATGAAGGGCACGGTGGATATCCTGGTTTTCTTTAACATGCACAAGGACTATGGATATGAAATATCATTTCCCATGCAAACTTTTTAGCTGAGACCTGTATATTCTCATTAAGTATGAGCTTATACGTTTTCAGACCTTTATTAGAGCAACATCTCCCACTCAACTGACTCCCTGGGATGTTTTatatggggaggggggagcaagAAGAAAAGGTGAACCAGGCAATGTagcatggagatcctgcagtgaagggttatgagttcaaggccagcctagactacatagaaA is from Microtus pennsylvanicus isolate mMicPen1 chromosome 1, mMicPen1.hap1, whole genome shotgun sequence and encodes:
- the Dll1 gene encoding delta-like protein 1, with translation MGRRSALALAVVSALLCQVWSSGVFELKLQEFVNKKGLLGNRNCCRGGSGPPCACRTFFRVCLKHYQASVSPEPPCTYGSAVTPVLGVDSFSLPDGAGIDPAFSNPIRFPFGFTWPGTFSLIIEALHTDSPDDLATENPERLISRLTTQRHLTVGKEWSQDLNSSGRTDLRYSYRFVCDEHYYGEGCSVFCRPRDDAFGHFTCGERGEKVCDPGWKGQYCTEPICLPGCDDQHGFCDKPGECKCRVGWQGRYCDECIRYPGCLHGTCQQPWQCNCQEGWGGLFCNQDLNYCTHHKPCRNGATCTNTGQGSYTCSCRPGYTGANCELEVDECAPSPCRNGGSCTDLEDSYSCTCPPGFYGKVCELSAMTCADGPCFNGGRCSDNPDGGYSCHCPSGFSGFNCEKKMDLCSSSPCSNGAKCVDLGNTYLCRCQAGFSGRYCEDNIDDCASSPCANGGTCRDSVNDFSCTCPPGYTGRNCSAPVSRCEHAPCHNGATCHQRGQRYMCECAQGYGGPNCQFLLPEPPQGPMVVDLSERHMESQGGPFPWVAVCAGVVLVLMLLLGCAAVVVCVRLKLQKHQPPPDPCGGETETMNNLANCQREKDVSVSIIGATQIKNTNKKADFHGDHGADKSSFKARYPAVDYNLVRDLKGDEATIRDAHSKRDTKCQSQGSAGEDKGTSTLRGGEVPDRKRPESVYSTSKDTKYQSVYVLSAEKDECVIATEV